Within the Enoplosus armatus isolate fEnoArm2 chromosome 9, fEnoArm2.hap1, whole genome shotgun sequence genome, the region AAGGTGGTGCTGTTATCAGCCAAAACACACGCAAGGACAGGCACTTATCCTCAGTTTCCTCCCACATTACCTGAAAAGCAACCAGCACATACTCGTCTCCTTTGAGTTTCCAACTGGCACGCTTGGGTTCCAAAATCCAATTGGTTAGAGCAGAGACCTTTGTTTGAACACTCTCTGTTCTATCGCAGGGTGCTcctgatttattcttttttttaattaaactagAAGGATTAATAGTGTGGAAACTGGTTTTAAAACAATAGAACcatgtcaattttatttttaagacaTGGAAAAATCTGAGGATATGCTACAACGCTGGATTAGCTCTTTTCTGACAGCTTGGCTTTTGGAGTAATTACTTGCCGACTTATTCCAGTATGCAAATTCTCACTCCCATGGAATTTCCCATTTGTGCTGTAACAAGCAGCTAAAACCTATTAAAGTGGAATTAACTATGCTACTGGAAGAGGCGAGCAGAAATGTAATTGTGAAGGAAGTATTGATTGGTTCATGACTTCAGAGCAATCATTAGtcagtacattttttttcaattgacAGCAAGAGAAAGTATTTATTGTCAATGAAGGTAGGACGATGCTTTAAGCGGCCATAATcgatattttttataataacaatggatccAATGACTGTGTGTATTGTGAATGGGGTCACTCTtggtgatgaacccacagagatcaccagactctgcagttcacctcagctctgcagagctttgTGGCAtctttcaactcattgttttggtttggtttttccgacccacaactttactgttttggtccgctgtcactgctctcatagAGCTGTTTTCGGCCACAGCAGCTAAAAAGATGAGTTATTACACGTTTTAGTGTGAGTATGTAGATTATTAACCTTCAGTTACGATAACTATGCAGTCAGTGCCATACTAGCATtatgaaaaaacaaagacacatgtcAATCAGGTTTAACTGTGAGGTCAATCTCCTCCTAACAGGTATTACAGAGGTGCTGTTGGGGCCCTGCTGGTCTATGACATCACCAAACACCTGACTTATGAGAGCGTGGAGCGCTGGCTGAAGGAGCTGTACGAACACGCGGAGCCCCACATTGTGGTCATGCTGGTGGGCAACAAGACTGACCTGGAGTCAGAGAGATCTGTGCCCAGTGAGGAGGCCAAAGACTTTGCAGGTACAAAGTCAGCAATGTCACCTCTGTATGTTCATTGTTCATAATTGGTTATTGGAACCTGAATTTATGATGTTTGTAGAGAGTGTAAATGAGTCTGTTCACCAAATTGTATCACCTGTCAATGAGTCTTTGCACAAAATCAAGTCAAATTCTTATTAATTGATTCTTCATGGCGACAAAAGTGAGTCTAAATTCCTATTTGTTGATTAGAATTGGTAATTAAAGATATATTACGTGATGTTGTTATAGGGCTCAGTACTTCCCATTTCTTGGAGGATTATatctgagaagaagaagaaaattactttttgaTAAATAACATATATAAAATAACTAACATAGCTTACTTTTATCTAGAAAAGAATGGTCTTTTGTTTCTGGAGACTTCTGCTTTGGAGTCAACTAATGTGGAGGCAGCATTCAACAATGTCCTAACAggtaattcattttaatgtatttaacttttttttttctactttgttAAAAGCAGTTACACAAATCTGTTGTTCATGTCCAAATATGCACAAAGGGAGGATATTCTTCTTACCAATACAGTAAGGTTGTCATAGTTTACGAACTGTGTGGATGGCATGGTAGACAAAGACGTATAAATGATGTGGACTGgatacacacattttcccaTAAACATGTGGGGATAAGGCTCCACCCTGTGACCCTGAATTTAACCTCACATAGCAAGACCTCCATCTCCTCAGCTCATGAAGGTTTGGAGAAAGTCTAGGTCTGGAAAGGGTCAGCATAAAGTGGCCTTTGGTCGTCCCGAGGAAGCCATTTGATTGACTGCTGTGGGAGGAAACATCTCTGGTTGTTTTCTGGTTGGAAATGAACAACTTCACCTATTTATTTTGTGTCGCAGTCCTTTTCTAATCAACTTTCGGGCGGTATGGAAGTCTGGAATGCGTGACACATGTCCTTTGTTTTGGTACTATAAGACTTGTGctacattttcctcttttctttcttttctagcacaatgtaaatgtataatgtatgtgAATTTTCTGCCACAGAGATTCAAAGGAGGGGGAGCAGCAAGGAAGTGGCCCAGGGCTCTATCAGTGCTGTGTCCTTGAACAGCtccagagcagaaaacacagaggagaagacGCCCTGCTGCAGGAACATCTGAGCACAAGGTCCTTCAGGAGCCCAGGGGCCTCAGGGTGGGGGACAGATGAATTCCTCCTTCACTCACAACCCTGTGCTCGGGCTCGATGAGAGGCAGGCGATACGGCAACACGGCAAACAGTCCCGGCTTAAGTGATGCCACTTTGAAATGACTGATTTACAAGTTGTACAAGCTGCATGGTGGCATGATGGTATTCAAAAGATGATTAATATATAGGAATGAATGAAGAGTCCCTGCTGACTATTGAACATAGGTCAAAAGTAAAACACTTCACCGTGTTACctgcaacatgaaatatttataatCCGTGCAGAGAATTGGAGTAAGGTTGACGCAGCATGGCATGTgtgatgttttaaatgtaaatgacacGTGACAAATACTGTATGGACTGTCAGTCtttgctgtcactgctgtgcatGTGCTCCAGCTGATGATAGGGTGAGTCTGATTTCATTTCTGTTGGGAAATAAACGATTTGTGGAGACAGTTGGCCtgctgcatgtatttgtgtcttgTCAGAAAagataggcctttttcacagaggacattttgacatgtcacagtaggtaaagcacaggtgtacataataaaatgtatgatgctttggtttcagggtcctggtattgtgcattgTGGGTCACTGTTACACTGTCACGGCTCACTGGAAACgttgaatagaacagagccatcgttatTGTTCTTAGTAACGCCTAccgtgacaagtcaaaatgtctgctgtgataaAGGCCTACGATTACCACCTCAGCAGTGATTCCATTCAAATTAAACGCTAGTTTTCaatcacaataacacacacacacatacacacactactaaaatattacaaatgctTACAAAAATGAATTTTAGACGCACAGTGGTGGCCaaccttttcactgttttgcGATAATTAAGTGGCCCAATTAATATTGGCTAAACCCGGCCAGAATGATGACGCATGCAGTGAATGAGTGCACAggcctcttgtgtttttttccttcctgcaAAAGTAATAACAGTAACCAGCTGTCAGTTTTATGGGAAAATAGTGGATTTCCTgatagagacagaaaacaggcaTTTCAGGGACTTTCCTATTCTGTGTTGAATTGTGGGAAACACCAAAAACGgtttaatataatgtatacaATTACAGTTTAGACTATGTGTTATTATTCACCTTTTACTCTATAATCAAGTTAATACATAGAATTGTTTATCTAGATAATAAATATGGTACGTGCTTTTATCTCACGCATTAGACATTTCAGGATCTGTATCTCAGATTCTAATATTAGCTTCTTATAGTTTCTTTTAGAGTAATGCATATAGATGTTACGTTTAAAATATTATTAAGAAagctggactttgtgctctttTCTTAAAAGATGTCATgaagcttttgtttctgttttggtgcTGCACCCACAgtaaaatattttgaatttgaagGGAAAAAACTTTCTTTAAAGAAGAAGTATCACTGCTAACTTTAAAGATATATTTGTGCTGTTTGGAGTGATTTCAAAGACTGGGATATCTTATATACTGTCAACCTATTTTTGATGTTTGGAAAGTaccaaatacaaacaagcaaatTCACAAACCAACCAATATAAACCAAACGTCATTGTATTCAATGCCACTTTTAGGATCTGGATATCCTGAAACTTGACAAAGATTATTCAATTTTGATATCTGCATTGGATAGCTTTAAATCCTGTTTGTTTATCCGGGATCTTTGTGAATTCCATTCTCtcaataaagtcttattttaaaaaaaaaaaagcttcttatATTATACTTTTGCACAGTCATAGTCATAGTCATTACTTACTGTTTCTACTTGAAAcgataacattttaatttcatataGGGGCAGAATGTTTGCTTTCAAGAACATCAGTATGAAAGATTAATAGCGTCCTTAAAACAGAAGTTTAACATCATTACATGAGTCCCTGCATCTTACGTTGAGATCCACTGAGCAGACCACACAGTGTGTAATTCAATGTTACTGTAAGTGCCTTAGACTGTGTATATTGTACCTGCAGTCACCTTGAATTATTTCCCCCatagaaagaggagaaagaggcgAGGAGAATTTGATAAACccttgttttgttgacattggcttTACTTCCTCATTGTCTGGGGTCCCACAGACCCTAATGATGGATGtgtaaaaaaatgcaaaataaacacttttgtCCTTCAAatatgttctttcttttctcatgaTCTTAAGAATACCTGTGAAGTATTGAAACCCATGCCTTTGCCATAAACTTTTGAACATTTGATGAAGGAGCCAAAATTTGGAAATGACCATAAACCATTGCTGCTACaccaaataaagaaatagttcaTGTTTTTGGGACTGCAACTAACTGTTTACATTGACGATTggtctgcagattattttcaattGATAATTTTATCTAAATGTGAAAATGCCTGTTCCCCAGACTCAaaagtgatgtcttcagatgtcttgtttcgTCAGACCAACAGTTAAAAACTCACTGATATTTTGTTTATGATCATGTTCgtcaaagaaaagcataaaTTCCTCACATTTAAGGAGgtgcaaatgtttggcatttttgcttgaaaaataacttcaACAAATATTCCACTAGCCTAATTCTCTGTCGATCCACAAATCAATTAATCTAATCATGAAATACAGTGTATTTAACCACAGCTTTGGTCTCTTAGACCCCTAACAGACAAAAATGCATAGGCTAATTTTGCATAGCATACaactgaaacaaatgcaaattgtGATAAATTTAATGTAAAGTCAAGCAATATTGGGTTGCTAAACCGGGTCCAGTGTCTCCATAGACTCCAAACAGAACAGGCTTTAAATTTTCAGTATGGCTTCTTTTGTCTTCCTGGGGAGCTCCATACTGTGTTACATCACTGTGTCTGTACAGTTAGGCTGCAGTGACACGTCTTGCAGTGAGATATTTGTGATACCACTGTTTGCCAGctgggctctgctgctgctgttgctgctgctaacTACCCTGAAGCTTGATATTACCTGTTGAGGCTTGGGGCCGCAGACGTCATCAAAGTTAACGAACAGCGGTCAAATCATGAACGACAGCGCGGCGGACCAATCACGTCAACGCTCGTGACAGGTGTCGATCAGCTATTGACCATTAGGAGCGAACAAGGGGCGGGACAAAGAAACTGACGTTACGTCGCAGCCTTGGTAATGGCAAGTGACAGAGGGTGAGGAAGACGAGGCGAAACTTTTTCAGATACTAGTTGCTGTCGGATGTTTTTATGCTTGATAACAGCAGCATTGTCATATTCTTCTGCTTTGACAGTGATTCAGCGTTGTTGTCGTCTGAGTGATAATTGACCGTCTTTCGTGTGAGGCTAAAGTCGTGAACGGTGGTCTGTCGGTCTCGAAGTAAGCTGAATACACCAGAAGTTTGTTCGACTTCGAGTAAATACGTAGAGTCACCGAAGAGGAGAAGCAATGACTAACAGAGAAGACGAATATGACTATCTTTTTAAAGGTGAGTCGCTGTTTATATTTTAGCTAGTTCGCTAATTCTCGCCACCAGGCATTCACCTGTGAGCAAGTGTCATTTGATGCCGAGGTGTTGACCCGCCTGCCTAACAACAAGGTGTAAGACGACATTTATCAGACCCAGAGACAAAAGACACCTGCTGTGAGCTGTAACTTTGACTGTTGTTAGTTGAGACATAAGTTACGACATTGTGTTTAGCCGCCCAGCCACATGATTGCAATATTGACAGGCAGCTAATAAAGACTTTTATGTACCGCATCATCATCTTGCAGGCCGATGATGCAATCATGTTAGGATGCGGTGTTGGGGGTTATAAACTGTGTCAGGGCGACAAATCAAAACAGCCACCATCCACACATGCTTAGAGAAGAAATACAGTTTGGGCCATTAGTTTTGTACCAGAGGACGGAAATCACTCGTGTTAGCAGTTTAAATGTACATACAGGTCTTGGCACTTGGGAAAAAGCATCTcttattttgtcaaaaacagCTCCAATTATTACTCCACCTTAACTCTGATAATTAACAGTTGTCAATACGGtccaacaaacattttaaagcttaATTTATAGATATCAACAAGCTTGCCTGGTCTCCGTAATATACAGAAGCACTGTGACACAATGTGACATGTAGTGTAAATGATACTGTaaggtggggtgggtggggggtggtgatTGTTCCCATATGGCCAACTGGTACAAACTGGTGGTTCATAGTTGTACCTTGTCATAAGCAAGGAGAAATGTGTCCATGGTCTGTTCAAATATAGAACACTAAACAAGCATGTGTTGTCAAACTGGAAATAcctgcatgatgtgtgtgtgtgtgtgtgtgtgtgtgtgtgtgtgtgtgtgtgtgtggccgctGTGAAGCTCTGTCTCTGAGCATAGAGAAGATGAGATTTGCTCACTCACTCTCCGATTAAATGACATGATTTCTGGTGCCCAAATAGCAAAGTTATCTGAATCATGTCCAGCCGTGCAGGGACACTGATAAGGTATCAGCTGCCATGCAGTCTTTCGGTTAAACCAGGAAAGAGCTAACGTTATTGTTACGGCCCTCTTTTGTCCCTTGCTGTTGGATAGCATGAGTCAAGTTGGGTGAGCTCTTGGTGAGTCACATAAACCTTTCCCTACTGATGGAGGCATCAGTGCAGGAAGTCACCCTGCTGTCCTGCTGAAGCCATACCTCTGTCTCATTTCAGGgaagtgtattttcttttagaAACCTTTCTCATACTAACTGCTTCACTTCTGGTCTTTTTTCCCCCCGGCATTTATTTGGGTTTAAAGCACATTTCACTACCCAACTGAGTGAATTATGCTAAATCCATCTGCATCTTTCTGTGGATATATatagttttaatgttttgaatCTAATTGATGCATTTTGATGCATATCAGCACtgataagaaaataatcatcctACTTTAATAGAAGGTATCTCTTTTAGATTGTCAGCCTTAGCCAGCATTATAGACTGCTTTAGTTTCACAGTAGAAATTATGAAATTGGAAATATGATGGTGAGCTTTTGTTCCATTTATAGGGATATCAGTATATGAATTAATCTCACTGAACTGGGCTCGGATTATCACAATAATCACTGGGTGCAGGGTTGTATAATAAAAGAGAGGTGTAAAATCTTTTTAGCTGAAGAATGCAAACCCAACAATAGGCTGGTGAATGGGTGTGTAATGATAATACCTGTCTGATGGCAGAGGACCTGGAAATGGTTGCATAATGGTTTTTGTCCTCCGCCCAAGATCTTTTGTGTCAGACGAAATGGAGAATGACAGTGTTACCTTTTTGGCGTGTAGGAGAGCCACACTTTTGAGATGTGTAGTCTCCCATAATTTTACCATATTTGGATTATTTCAAAGTATAAATAAGCCAGACCCGAATGTGGACAGGTTTCTACTCGTGTCTGTTACACCATAGTTGCACAGACAAACCTTTAATATACAGTTTCCCTTAAGAATGAGCAGCATTGCTTAAATGCAAGTGTAGACACAGTGGACGGTTTGTTAATGCAGTTTCAACATTCCTATGTTCCTATTTCCTAATAGCAGGGTGGTGTGATGGTGTGGTAGGTTCCTTTTCACAGACCGACTCACCTGACAATTGTGGAAGTAGTTTTCTGACAAACACTCACCCTAATAAAACCTGTTTAAGTGCATTTTAGATCCAGTACAGGAGACATTGCATTAAAGCCTCTATTCACACACTAAGCCTTAAAGGACTAGCTCACTCTAAATTGTAAATGTAGTCATTTACTTCTCTCGCCCCCTGTTAATGAAAGCTctactgaaaataaaacctttttacaAGTGTCGTCCTCATTAGGGATGTTAGCAGATTTGATGGATTTTCATGCTTTGTTAGGGAAGTGTAAAATTGACTAAAGCAATTTGGAGGAAGGTTTAGATATAACTTAAATCCCACTGCATTTTGTGCTTTGCATTTGCACAAACATCAGCCCTTAAAACAACAGGACAAGTTGCTTCGACAGATTGATTTGATTATACGTGTGGTGTAATCTACGTCTCCGTTCTCTCAaggattaaaaataaaacatatttaacttCTCGTCAGTCAATCCCTGTCATGAAGTATATTTGACAGGTGAAATCTGCAGCCAATCACTGATTTAACCTGGATTAATGGGCTCTGTCTACGTACATTTCCTGAAAAGAGCAGGTGGTTCTAATATTTTGTATACTCAGTGGGAGTCCCCTGAGTTTCTGTGCTACCTCGGCTGTGAGCCACACATGTGCATCATTGGTGAGGCAGGCTATCTAATAGAAATGAGAAtcaaaaattaattaaaaaaaggcaaCCCATCTTGTTGAGTGTAACTTCTCTTTGTTTAATGAACTGTGTCACCAAAGGTCTACCATGAATTTGCCTTTACAGCTGCAGCCATAAAGTATGCTGTGgtgctcaaacacaaacacatttttgtgtaatctattttccaaatgtatttttcagtcTTGAAAATGAGATTGTGTTGTACCGATCagtcaaacattttgtttgcagGTAGAGTTTACGTTACGatcctctttctttgtcttttcttgcaGTGGTGCTGATCGGAGATTCAGGTGTAGGGAAGAGTAACCTGCTGTCCCGCTTCACCCGGAATGAGTTCAACCTGGAGAGCAAGAGCACCATCGGGGTGGAGTTTGCCACTCGCAGCATACAGGTAGAAGGCAAGACTGTCAAGGCTCAGATCTGGGACACAGCTGGACAGGAGCGATACCGAGCTATCACTTCTGCGTGAGTACAGTACATCATTGAAGCCTTTGATAGAGATGCCCACTTCACACAAGTACATGCTCACTTGAAAGAAAATAGCAGGTCTTTTTAATTAAGTCCAGCATACACGCAGACCAGCAGAGGTCCACATGCACTGGTTAAAACAAGCATGCTCTTTATATAGACATAGAGGCATTCTAAGCAAATGAACTACAAAGTGCCTCTtttgcttcctctttttttttttcttttgtcaaaacTGTTATTCACAATCGTGGAGTTTGGTTGCATTACAGGAGGAATGGCTGGGGTTGTAGTTTAAGGGTTATTAACTTCCAACTTCCATTCTCTATCCATACATTTAGAATCAATCAATTACTGCCTTATCGTTCCTAAAATAGTTAGAAAGAGATATCCGGATGTGATTAAGGCTACAAAATGCACCTTTTTGCCTTGGGGCAGgaagtgttttgtttatcacagcttcctcctcatctctcagTCAAGTTCCCATCCACAtttatctctctttttgtctgaatatgttttggctttactgttttatttcttgtgtttcGCAGTTTCTACCGTGGTTGTTGATCAGACATCCTTGAGCTTTAAAGCTGGCCGAGCCCATCTGACACACCCACAAAGAATCCTGAAATCAACAGGCTGTGACAAGAAAAGTCATCTACTCCAATTTATATTATGTTATCTCCTCTCATGTTGTCAAGGTACTACCGTGGAGCAGTTGGAGCTCTCTTGGTTTATGACATTGCCAAGCACCTGACGTATGAAAACGCTGAGCGCtggctgaaggagctgcaggacCACGCTGACAGCAATATAGTCATCATGCTAGTGGGCAACAAAAGTGATCTGCGCCACCTAAGAGCAGTGCCCACAGATGAGGCCAAGGCCTTTGCAGGTATTGTCACTGTCATGCcgcgcgtgtgtgtatgtgtgtgttgtatgagCACATATAGTATCTAACCTGTATTGGCCTGTGAGGTTCTAGGATTCTGCCTCATTAGATTGTATCGCCAAGTTAAAGCTGTGATAATGAGAATGGATGGACTGACCCCCTAGCTGCTTTAATTAGGTCTTGAAGTACTTTATAACATATCATGTGTGTTGCAGTCAGTGAATTTGATTAATGCTTATACTGGTGCCATAAGTTTCCTTGCAGTTtagtttgtattgtttttttaaagcagtcTTGTGCACTCATGGGAACACCCATGTCAGAAATGTTTGCACTGTGATACTGTAAGGCATTTTACATAAATGTGCCCACCACACGGCACATGTCCTTGGCTTGAATGTGTTTGAGTACTTGTAATAAAGCTCAGCACTAGGTCAAAAGGACttgatttaaattaattaaagttCCATTTATCTCTGCCCTCTGAGAATTTCAAGACTTTGTTTCAgaacaagtttgttttttacagccaGCCCCGCAGTTCACCTAAGAATAATTTTGTTAACCTTTTTGACAGTATTTTGGTGTGGTTGGACCACGTGTTTACTCTTGACCTTGAGTTTATTAGCTTGTGTCTGATTCAGTGTAATACCTGCTTTGACTGGTAAATGACACTTGATAGGACTGCCTGTAAGAAAGTAAATACATGAGCCCTGTTGAGCCATATTAGAATAaagaaattcatttttattactaaataaacatttttacctGTCGGTGCTTTCTGTTtacactgatttgtttttctataCCACTGACCTAATTTATAATACCTAATTTCCATGGAGACCATGTGGTGTACACGTCCAtgcaaaatgtaatataatgccAGGGTTGAAGAGTTCTCCTCAAAGAACAGTGACAGTGGACCAAGCTGATGTCTCACGTATGTGTCTCACTGTGTGACAGTTACCCCCTCAGCTATGACAGAAATGATTTTATACTAAATTTTAGTTTTGGAATTGGAACGTACGGATTACAAAGAAAGAACAAATTGAGAAAATGACAGtgattagtgctgaaacaagtAGTTGATTAATCAGTAAATCAACTGacattgatttatttgattgatCTATTGATTTCAGTTTTCATAATGGATATTATcatttagggctgcaattaagaattattgtcattatcagtTAGCTAGcgattattttctcacttaatCACTTGGTCTATAAAGCATCAGAAACACTTTTCAGCTCCAGGTGATGTtatcagatgtcttgttttgtttgactaaTGGTTTAAAACCAAAACCTACTTATTTACTATAATGTTAAGataaggaaaagcagcaaattcttacatttttaagaagctggaatcaTGAACCGGTCTGCATTTTTGCCTGAATACTGACTTAAACTATCttgatcaattatcaaaatagcgACAGATTAATATTCTGTCAATTGCAAGCAAGTAAAAGCACTAAATATTTGCTGGTTATATCTTTATTAAATTcattgattttcattcattaaag harbors:
- the rab11al gene encoding RAB11a, member RAS oncogene family, like, whose product is MTNREDEYDYLFKVVLIGDSGVGKSNLLSRFTRNEFNLESKSTIGVEFATRSIQVEGKTVKAQIWDTAGQERYRAITSAYYRGAVGALLVYDIAKHLTYENAERWLKELQDHADSNIVIMLVGNKSDLRHLRAVPTDEAKAFAEKHGLSFLETSALDSSNVELAFQTILTAIYNIVSQRQMSGRSDSDFSPASNVVPITVEPTQNSANKGVCCQTN
- the rab25b gene encoding ras-related protein Rab-25b encodes the protein MGSDEAYNFVFKVVLIGESGVGKSNLLSRFTKNEFNHDSRTTIGVEFSTRTVQLNTFTIKAQIWDTAGLERYRAITSAYYRGAVGALLVYDITKHLTYESVERWLKELYEHAEPHIVVMLVGNKTDLESERSVPSEEAKDFAEKNGLLFLETSALESTNVEAAFNNVLTEIQRRGSSKEVAQGSISAVSLNSSRAENTEEKTPCCRNI